The window CCAAACCTGGTTCCTTGAAAAAGAGACTGAGCTGGGTCCTCCTGGTGCTTTGGTGGGGATGCTGAGGTGACTTTGATAAGCAGAGTTGTTTCAGATGATGCAAATGTGAACCTGCTGCTCAAGGGTGTTTTCATAACCTGTCTTGGTCACAGGGGGCTGATTTTCTCACACTTACCTCCCTTCACACGAAGGCTATTCTGCTACTTCCTCAACcagctgggggttttttttgtttgtttgggtttttttttcccccagtattTCCAAGGCAAAGGTGCCATGACAACAGCTCTATTAGGTTTCGGAAATTCCACATTTGCCTTCAAATCTGACTGACAGGCCACTGTCCCTATAAAAAGCAAGGACTGAGCCAGCAACTCAGAAAAGACACAGGAGGATCCTGCTctggtcctgcccctgcccttgcAGCTTATCCCTGTCCAGGATGAACATCTCCACACTCTGCCTCTCCATCGTTCTGgttgctgctctgttttctcaggCCCTTTCTGCTCCATGTGAGTACAGCattcctctgctctcctggggtGGACTTTTGCTCTGATTGTCTGTAATTTGGTGCAGAACTGGCAAAAGTCAGCTGCAAATGTTGGAAACCTGTTTGaataatttctgatttatttggACTGGTCTTCCTTTCTAACATCCTTTTATCTTAGGGGTGAATTTTACTGGTATCAAAGTTTTCAGGTTTACTCTCCCCTGATTTTCTTGCTGGCCTCTAGAAGTGAACCCAGGGTAATGACAGGGATTTTTACCCTGGGATGTGAGTGTAAAACATTTAATGTTGTTTATCAAGCTTCTGTGTTCACAACAGTTTCTGGCTGATTTTCAGGGaaaacaggaggagaaggggcagTCCAGCTGAATAAGGAGGTGGTTGCCTGTGCTCTCAGCTGGGAATGTATTGAGTGATGGTCTCAGGCTGGATTTCCTGGTCTCTTCCAGTGGGGTCTGACACGACTTCATGCTGCTTCAGCTACACCTCACGAAAGCTGCCTCAGAGTCATGTGCAGGAGTATTTCTATACCAGCAGCAAGTGCTCCCAGCCAGCAGTTGTGTAAGTACCCTTTGCACCCTGAGGAGAGGCTTTGCCAGCCTTTGGGTTCTTGGCTTTGCATCcaacagagccaggagcaggacgCTCTGAGGCATCATCcctgggggaagggagcagccacCTAGGTACCATGTGCAGTGTGTGAGCCTTCACCCTCCTCAGCTGAGAAATAAGTGGTCCCTTGGTCTCCTTGGATTGTCCTGATGCTGGGAATAAGGCATGGGAGGGTGGTCAGGAGCCAGCAGGACCTTCCAGATCTTGATGAACCCAATCCACACAACATTCCACGCTGCATCCAGACTCACCTCTGCACTGGACAAGGAGACGAATACTTGAGCATGGCAGGTTCTCCCAAGGGACCCTGATCTCCCCCTGGGTTTAGCAcactctgcagctcccagatgCTTGAGGGCTTGTGGGAGATAACCCAATGACATGACCCAAGTTCCTCACGTCCCTTTTCCGCTCCGGGTAACCTCTGAACTCATGACTTGCTAGGTTTGTGACCAGGAAGAAGCGGGAGGTCTGTGCCAACCCTGATGCCAGGTGGGTGAAGGAATACGTgaacagcctggagctgcagtgacAACTGGAAGCTGAGAAGTCCTGCCAGACCACCCATCAGAGCTTAGCACAGACCTAGAAATGTTACTGCCAAGCATCAGGATCTGCTGAGCCACCTTGGGACACCTGaagtttgttttgtctttcaaagGTGTCATTTATCCACAGTAATTCAGCCGCACTTAGGGCAGCCATGATGCTGAAGACCTCCTGTCCTTGCAGACCCATTTTGGGGTGCCCTGCTGTGTGATGTGGCTAAACTGAGCCCCACCTTGTGCCTCCACTGCTAGAATGGGAGGGGATTTCATCCCTGAGCTATTTGTGGGTTGGAATTAGGTCTGAGTGCTGTCTTACAAGCCCAGGCTGAGTTCTGCCTGCTGAATTTTGTAACAGTGCAGAACATACTGTCAGTAAGATCTGCCCCTAGAGAAGGAAGTGGTACCCTGGTTACTTACAGGATGCTTGTTGTGGAACCACAGTGTTCAGCCTTATTCTCAAACCACTGCTTTTTACTGGTGCCAAAGAATAAAgttgttttctgtctgtgtcATCTCTGGTTGttctcctcctgtttggagAACAGGGACCCCACTACAACTATTTTTGGAGATGCAGGGGAAAACCTCCAACTTCTCCGCTAGAAGTGCCCCAGCCTCCTTAGGTCTaagagccttctcttctgcttgGCCTCCCTGATCCCAGcacgagcagcagcagccccagcacctcccagcaaCTGTGCTAACGTGGAGCCAGAATTTCCCCACATTGTATCATAGCCAAGGCTGGGAGATGGTGGGGCTTTGCCACTGCAGATTTACCAAAGGAATGCCTGGAAATCGCAGGCTGGGGATTCAGGTGTGTCCCTAGGGTGAGATGGAAGGGGGATGGCCAGGACCACATCCCTGGCACAGGCTCCTCTGGAATGCAGCCTGAGCCAGGCTTAAGCTCTTAGGATGCTCTGTTAGTGCTTATTGCAAGACAAGCACCAATTCACTGTTGTTCTGCAGCTTCCCGCAGAAGGAAAcaagattttgtttaaaaaagcaCAGAGTAAAACCAACAAAAGCACTTTATCAACCTGCGGTTGACATTTAGAACTGGCTGGTAACTTTGTGGGTAGAGAACAAAATTACCgatcccacctccctgctgaaGTGCTACAGGGAATGGAAACAATTCAGGCTGTGTCCATTAGGGCTGGTTATTAGGACCAAGAAAATCAGTGTGCGATAAAAACTGCCTGTAAAATGCCCCCAACCCCCTTGGGGGGTGGTCTTCCACAGTGGTCTGCAGACGTTCAGGTCGTTTCCTGACTTCCCCTTGCTCATCGTCACCAAtgcccagggcagaggtggagtccccatccttGAAGGTATTTAACAGATGTGTGGATGtgatgtggcacttagggacatgatAGTAATGGTCTTGGTAGTGCTAGGGGAATCACTGAAGCAACCATCctacaggtcttttccaaccttagtgattctatggttctggGTGGGTGGACTCAcatggagcagagcagaattgggaaagaaaagcagaaacaaggAGAGAAACAAGGCTCAAGCAGAGAGACCTTCAAATTCCCATCAGGACTtggacagacacacagaccAGTGCTTAGCACTGATCCATTCAGCCCCCACTTTCCACAGGGTAGCACCAGTGATGGGATGTATAAATTGGTGGGTTCAGGAGAAACGATTTTTGGATGAAGTGTCCAGTGCAAGTTGGAGAGAAGACAGAAATTGAAGAGGCTGAGGTGTGAGGCCAAGTTCAAACCATCAGTTCTCCAGGAGTGGCAGTGAGAGGCCATGCCAGGATGTTCATGATGGGGTTGGGAGCAGGGACCAACAGGGAGACAATGTGGACACTGGGACTGAGTGTCTCCAtggctcctctctcctcccagggCTTCTTCAAGTGAAGCTGGGAGAGAATGAACAGCCACAAGGGTTCATGCTCTCAAAAGGGCCAGAGAAAAACAGGCTATTTAGTGTTTTGTCCATGAAACCAAAAAGGTCTTCTGATCTCCTGATGCCATCTGACACTAGGCAGTGAAGAAAACGTTCCCTAAATCCAGCAACTGGAAACCGAAACCAGAAAGGTTTGAGAGGGAAATTCCCACAAGTGCCTGGGCGAACAGCCAGGGACTGTCCGGaggaggggcagctgcagcaccgGACGATGCagcctctccagcctgtccctgcatCCTGTGCATGGAATAAACCCCAGTACTCCCCTCAACTTCCCTTTCTCCAAAAcatccatcctccatccccTTTCAGCTCAGAGTCCCAAAGCAGAGACAATTTGGGGCTCCTGCAATTCCTTTGCAGCAAACTTGGGGATGGGATGTCCTCAGGGGTGGAGGAGACATCCAGCACCCCACTCCCAGGATCTTCACCTGCTCCTGTTCATCCACCAACCACTCTGCTCCAGGGTTTCACAGCACAGTGACATAGTCCCACTCACCATACACCCCCTGTAGATTTTCATCTCTTCATGTATTGCCCCAGCATCATCTCCTGGGACACAGAATGCTGCTGgtctgggctgctgctccttgggTGTCCATGACCCCCTTGACTGCAGCCAGCTTTCCTGCCTGGAAAACACAAGAGTAGAGAGAAATCACAAGACAGTACAGAGGTGCTTTCCCAGCGTCAGAGTTGCCAAATCTGACCTATAGCtgcaggggaaaacaaacactaagagaaagtttttctttgcttttggaaaaatgGGATATGAGCAAGGCAAGGCCAGCTCTGGACTAAGCTGTGGGGGCACTTGAAGGGGGTTtgtaagaaagatggggacaaaaCTTTTAGCAGGGCTTGTTGTTgtaggacaaaggggaatggtATTACACTGAAGAAGGTCAGTTTAGAATGGacattgggaagaaattcttccctgtcagggtgaggaggccctggcacagtttgCCCAAagatgctgtggctgccccaaccctgggagtgtccaaggccaggctggacgaggccagtagaaggtgtccctgcccaaggcaggagTGGAATGAGATGTGCTTTAAGGTCCTTTACAACCCAAATCCTTTTGGGATTTCTTCCCAGAGTGCAGATATCAAGGAGCCCTGAGCATGATGGACAGGTTGTGCCCAACACTGTGCTTTCACCCTTGGGACCTGCTCCTTCCCATTCATGTTCCCATGGAAAGCTGCATCCTgagaacagctgcagcaggttTTCTGCTGGTTGTTTTACCCCTACAGCAACAGCTGGaccttttcctttgttttacagGTGGGAAAGAGAGGAACAACCCCCATTTGGGTGGTCAGAATGAAAGATGaggtccctgtccctctccaggcagcactgctgggctcaGCATAACATTGCACACCCAGGGATCAGTATGACTTGGGGTGTGTAGGCCTGGGAGCAGCAAGTGTGTGGGATGTGCCTGGGGAGTGTGGAGAGCAGATTCATTAATGTAAAAGTTCCACGCGTGGGTACAAACACTTCTAATTCTGTAGAGGATGTGGGGAGTGGGGGTCTGTGCTGTGGGGGAATGAGGTTTTGGAGGATGTTCCTAAGCCTGCAATATGGAAACTTTATGGGTTTTCCTcaaaccattttctttcttcatgtcTCCTATAGAGGCTCAGATGGCTCAGAGGGACGTTCTGTGTGTGTTGCTGAACAGCACACAGAGGCacataaaaggggaaaaaaaaaaggttttcttcaaattctttattttccagaatCATGAGTTGACGTGTATAAACCAGGGTCCCCCATCATTCAACATTGGGTCACCCTCCTACAAATACTCTCCCTGACACCCCCCTATAAATAATATCATtatccacaggaaaaaaaaaaaaaaaaataaagactgacTGCCCCATATGATGATTTCTTAAATAACTTCAGCCGAAGTGCAGTCCCATGGGTctggggttggggcagagggatgAGACTGAAGCCTGGTCCATGCAAGCCAAGGATGAGCAGCAGTCCCAAACACAAGGTGCCCTTCCAGCAGTCCCCTGGAGACACCTGGAGAGGTCCTGAGGCTCCTGTTGTCCCAGGGTCCTGCTCCATGGCTGGAGCTCAGGATGTGACTTGTCCATGACAGCAGCTACTCTTGCCACACTGCTTAGCTCAGTTCTGCTCCAAGATTTGCAGGTAGCTTCGGACCCAGGTGGTTTTGGGATTGGCACAGACCTGGCGGCCTTCCTTTGTGACAAACCTGTGGAACACAGGTGGGACATGTTAGATCCCTGCTCACACCTGCTTTCCAGAAGAACCTGGATCCTAGCTTCAAGCATTACAAGAGATTTTCCCCTATGCTGATGCTGAAGACAGCAGTTGACTGTGCTCCCCACTCCCATCCCCTCTCCTGCACTCCTCCTCCACTCCtgcaggagcatccctggggatCCCCACATGAGCATCCCCAGCAATCCCTGTGCAAGCCTTTTCTCCTCAGagtcccctctccctgctctgttcctACAGCCCCCcttgctgtgcagagctggtcACTCACCACGTGCCCCTCCTCCCCCagtggctgtccctgccctgtcccatgTGCTGGCACTCACACGATGGCTGGCTGGGGACAACTGCTGCTGGTGATGTAATGACGCTGGATGAGCTTCCATGGGAGTTTCTGCTGTCTATATGTGAAACAGCAGATTGGAATGTCGAGTCCAGCTAGGAGAGGCAAAGGAAGACAATGTGAGCATCGAGAGCTGTGCTGGtagggaaggcagggaggaaTTAGAGAACAATTAAGGTTGAAATGGACATTAgggatcatctggtccaatgCCACGAGCAGTATTGAGGTACTGTGAGAGATTCTCAtctgtcgctagaggacacgaatGGATACTCACAGAATCTGACTCTAAgagaactgaagaaaagaatCTTATTTTTTACAAAGACCTTGCTTATATAGATTCAGAACAATGATCAGGGATTGGAGAAAAAgtttaccacctctccatcccactggccaggctagaagtctAGTTCactctcatcagagaggaatgtggaaaacatgattgTTTATAGTACAAACCATGAGAACTCAGCTACAGAACcgtaaacatctcacaaaagctcacataatatagcAACACTCATCCTGCCATTGCTCAGAGCTTcacttccccagctcctgccccccaGGGCGGAGGCGCAAATCTCTCAACTCTAACCAGGAATAAGTACTCTGATCCTAgtttggatggatggatggatggatggatggatggatggatggatggatggatggatggttttCTAATTCCAGGGTTCCTACATGCAGCTCATCTCTCAGCAGAGTGGAGAGTGTCATAAATGCTGATAAATTCCCAGCTATCTGCCATGGGAACTTAATGGAGAAATAACGTGGAAGGCTCAGATATGTTGTCCCTtcacaaatgaaaaagcaggACTTACCTGGACCAGAGAAAGTTTGGGAGAAGGAGGCTGAAATAAGGAGAAGAGACAATCCAGCTGCAGAGACCTTCATCTTTCCGTTAGGTGAGGGCTgttggagcaggagcagaagctcTGGAAGGTGCAGCTCAGTGTGCAGCAGCTGGATTCAGCCCCCCTTTAAAAGGGAGTCCTGGAGGCAGCTGGGAGAAGCCGAAATGGAAATTCCAAGATGACGAAAAAGGATGACATGAAAGTGAAATAGCTGAAAGGAATTagagggagcagaaaaaaagtgaggCAGAATGGAATATGGTTCACAATGCCAAGTGACTCAGCActcatttttgtttcattcaaatcaaaaggaaactgaaatgtGCCAAGTGGCCTGGCCACATAAAGGAGGATGGTCCCTCTGGACTCTGGGGGGGGGTGTTCCCTGTGAGGCTGTGAAGGCAAAGATAATGTTTGCGTAAGATTATGCAGCTctagaaaaaaccccaacaggcAGCAGAGAAGTGCTCTCGTGCCGTTGTGTGCCAGGTGTTTGCCAGAGACTGCTtagctgctgccccagagctcagggGTGGTTGCACCGAGGGCTCTGTGCCACCCAAAACACTCAGCCTGCCCTCCCCACACCCATAGGGCTGATgaggagctgaggctgcccagTCCCTGGGGGGGCTGCCCAGGATCATGTCCAGGTGGGCTGTGGGACTCCACAGCCTCACTGGACAGCCTGTTTCAGAGTGCAATAAAGTTTTGTCTGGTGTTTAAACAGAATTTCTTGTTGCCTTTTGTCCTGTTAGTGGCCAGCACTGAGGAGAGTTGGGCTTCATCTACTTTGCTCCACACACATTGGTAAGAATCCTCTGagccttctccagcctgaactgTACCAGCATCTCCTCCCTGGAGAAATGTTCCTGTCTCTTCATCATTTCTGTGGCCCTTTGCTGGACTCTCTCCAGTATGTCCATACATCTCTAATACTGGGGAGCCTGCAACTGGAACCAGCACTTGAGGAATAACCTCACCAATGCTGAGTAGAGGGGAAGGGTCCCCTCCTTCAACCTGCTGCCAATGTTCCTCCTCATGCAGTCCAGAAGCCTGTTGGAATCTTGGTGACAAGGGTATATTGCTGCTCACGTCCAGTCTGGTGtccaccaggagctgcaggtcctTTTGTGCCGAGCTACTTTCCAGATGGTCAGCACTGCCATATACTGGTGCCTGGTGATGTTCCTTCCTAGCGTCAGGACTTCGTACTTCTTTTTGAACTCCATGAGATTCTCCAGCCTGACGGGGTCTCATGGATTTCATGCAGGCCGAAAGTGATAAGACAAGAGGCAACAGCtttaaactaaactaaactaaactaaactaaaaaaaaaaaaaaaaaaaaaaaaaaaaaaaaaaaaaaaaaaaaaaaagaaaaaagagagagagagagattaagATTAAATATTAGCGGGAAATTCTTctcaggttgcccagagaagctgtggatgccccctCCCTGgcaatgtccaaggccaggttggatggggctaggagcatcctgggatagtggaaggtgtccgtgCACATGGAAGGGGGTCAGACCTGGTTGGGTTTTAAGGTCTCTTTGATCCCAATACATTCCATGGTTCTATGATGGCAGCATGTACCTCTAGTGTGATAAGCCCTCCTCCCAAATTTGTGTCACCTGCCGGCTTGCTGAGAGTGACCTTTGTCCCATCAGCCAGGACATAATAACCCAGTATTGATCCCTGGGTTTCCCTGCTGCTGACTGGCCTCCAGCTGGACTTTGTGCCATAGATCACAAACCTCCGAGCACAACGTCCAGCCCATTTTCAGCCTCTCTCACTGCTGTTTCACTAATCCACCCTCCATCAGTTTGCCAGGATCtcacctgggagcagggagTTCACTAGCAGAAGGGCTTTGCCATACCTGAGACATTTTGCCAGCCTCAGCCGCTCCACCCAAGAGAAGCCTTGGGTAGAAGATGGATTTTCTGGCTAAAGAGGTGAGATGAAAGTGGGGGACAACCTGCCTGACCTGGGAGGGACCTTCAAGTCTCAGCAGGCCAACAACTCTGGGCAGCTCcttggggagaagggagagggatGACCTGGGCTACCTGGTGTCCTGTCACATTCTGGGCATGCAGTCAAAGACACCTCCACTGCAGAGAGGATGCTCAGGCCCCTGGTTATGTTCCTGAGCCTGGATTTTCTCTTCCAGAACTCTAAACTCTCTGCTTGGTTACCCTGGAGCTGTACATGAGGGGAATGGAGGCACTGTCCTTCACCAGTTGGCTTGTCCCTGGCAGGGACTAAAAGGAGAAGTTTGGAGGTTCCTTAGACTGGTCTGCTCCTTCCCACACTTATCCCATGGGAAGGATTTGTTTTgcattcccccttttcctcaTGGTCTTGTCCTGCATTACATCCCTGGTACGACCAGCTGTGGCTCATCCTCATCTGGTCAGAGACCGGAGTGGCCAAGGGTGTCCCTTTAGAGGGAACTAAATCTCCGTAAGTCCTGACATGGATATCAGGGAAGGTGGTGGATTTTGCCAGAAGCAAGCTCTGGCAGGATCAGCTCTTTGTTCTCTTGGTAAGTCTGATCAGCTCAGTGCAGAACAAGAAGTGGCTCCAGCTTGCGGCTGAATTGCTGctgaaaaaaccaaattatgGCTTTTTGCCACAGAAATAATTCATTCAGAAACCAGCTGTGGGAGTTTTATGTTTCCTCTGTTCTTGCAACTCACATGTGAGTGTGACAAACACCAGCgctgcacagagcagtgacggaggctctggctgcagagagGCACCCTGTGGCTGGCACCGGCAGGTGACAGCTTTGCTCATGGGAACTTCgcaccttctgctgctgcctgcaaggCACAAACCATGAGGCTGATTATGTGCATGAGGCACAggaggatgtggggatgtgTGATGGCTGTGAACTGCAGCTCTGTCTTTCACCTGGAAGCTCTGAGATGGTCAGTGTGAGGAAAGAAAGCATAACTGAATGTGAGGagctgaaggaggaggaggaggaggaggaggtgctgcaaagagctgctgcagctgcagccccttggTTGTGTCACCAGTGGGtgcccacagagctgctttgtcAGCTGGGCTGTTGTTTCCCCCAGAATGCCAGGAAGCCGCCTGGAAAGGGGGAGGGCAGCTCTTCCCCATCACAGAcaccctcctgcccagcagggctccagctctgagtcaccagctgcagcccccggAGTTCTGCCACAACAATGCTGAACAAGTCGCCCTTGCTGACCTCAGGGACCAGTTTCTGGTTTAAGCCTTTTGCTTCTGTCCACTGGCTTTCACTTCTCTGGCAAATCCCAGAGCCTTCTGCGATTGCAGTTCCTGCAGTTTAAGTGTTTATGAGCTGACCTCTCTCAAGCTTCCTCTATTATTCCTGGAAACGAGCCATTCCTTACCACTTTAGCCTCACCCAGTTGGGGTATGAGGTTTGTTTTGGTGCAGAAAGGGTAGAAATAGAAAGCTAAAATTATTCAAAGGAGAATAGTGTAGGGAAGGATGTTAGGGGGCTGATGAGTCTTCACTCCTGGGATATAAACAGTGACAAGGGTTACCCCAGAAGCTTTCAAACTCCTTCAAGCTCCCCTGAAATCCTGCCCTCGCCTAGAGACACAGGAAAGCCGAGAACCCAGGGCAGGCAAATGGGGGTACTTTGCCCGTGGGTGACGGTGAGTCTTGTCCCCAGGCTGGTGGAGGACTTTGTCAGCCTCTCCCTGGGGCACAGCTCACCTGCGGGGACTGAACTatcccagctctggcactgAAGGACCTTGGAGCACAGGAAGAAATATTATTCCATCCCTGTTACTTCCTGCAGcagtttctcctctttctgtggGTCCACAAGTGGATACAAGCTCTGAGGAGTGGGATGATCCATGTAGGAGATGATGACGGCTTCCCCTGGGGCAGAGGTGAGGTGCTCTGGAGGTCATAGCACTGTCCCTCAGGTGATCCCTGAGTGAGGCCAGGTCCCTCTACTCCCACTCACACACTGACCCGACCAAGTCCCAACGCGTGGCTGCACATCCCTCCTCGGTCCCCAAGGGATGCAGGAACCCCGGGGCTGtggagggatggggatgctgtgcctgtggaggcAGTGGGGGGATGCAAGAGAGGCTGTGGGGGCTGTGGAATGATGCAGGGCCCCACagggggaggctgcagggccGTGTAGGGATGCAGGAGTGAGCAGTGCCAAAGCTCCCAGAGCCGTCCCCGCTCTCCCAGGGGATACGGGTGCCAGGCACAGCCCGTGCTAGCTGGGGCAGCCAGACAATATCCCCTTTGAAGGGCACAAACCCATCTGGAATGGCAAAACCCTCCACATTACAGGGGACAGGACCTGCACTTCAGAGAAACACTGCCGAGCACCCCAACCTCCAAACAGCCTCACATGTGGGAAGTGGTTTTACAGCTTTGAATAAATCATGAGGCCAGTAAACACCAGTGCATGACCACAGCTGTTcactggcagctgcagagctcacacCTCGCTGTGGGACTGGGGCTCACACGTCCTGTGGGGCTCCGACctcccagcagtgacacagccctgccaggaccctgcagAGAGGGGCCAGC of the Hirundo rustica isolate bHirRus1 chromosome 19, bHirRus1.pri.v3, whole genome shotgun sequence genome contains:
- the LOC120761456 gene encoding C-C motif chemokine 4 homolog; amino-acid sequence: MKVSAAGLSLLLISASFSQTFSGPAGLDIPICCFTYRQQKLPWKLIQRHYITSSSCPQPAIVFVTKEGRQVCANPKTTWVRSYLQILEQN
- the LOC120761395 gene encoding C-C motif chemokine 5-like: MNISTLCLSIVLVAALFSQALSAPLGSDTTSCCFSYTSRKLPQSHVQEYFYTSSKCSQPAVVFVTRKKREVCANPDARWVKEYVNSLELQ